In Cydia splendana chromosome 18, ilCydSple1.2, whole genome shotgun sequence, the genomic window GGTAgataataataagtacctattgtcaGTCAGgtattattttagtaaaatcACGATTTTGTCCGCTGGCATTCAAGCTAGCGTCAAATTGGCAAAACCTGTTCTATTTTGACCTCTAGAACATGTACCTTGGACAAAATAAAACGAAGTTTCGCTAATTTAAACTAAAACTCTTCTTTTTTTGCGTTCATGACCTAGCGACAAAGTGTATGCAACTTTACATCCGAAGCTACACGTTCAAATGACAATTTCACAGGCTTCACATCTGGTTCCAGACGGATTTCTTAGTTCAAAAATATAGTTGCTCTAGTGCACAAAACGCCACATTATTAACGTGCTAATGTGTATGATTACTGCATCATTAGCCTTTAATGTCGTGCAGACAAAGCCGAGGCCGTCAACCTTCACCCTCCTGCCTcttacgtcacgtcacgttgaTCATCTTGATTATtaatgatgaattgatgatgtTTTGTTAAACGTATTTTATAGtgacattaattttaaaatatcaatatttataaactaacttttaaaactaaactaccggtattataaaatttaaaatgaacttGTAAATAAActtaggtataaataaaaaatgctctcCAGGTTACCACCACGTGTTATGGTACCCAAAAGACTGGCATAAGAGGTATCTTTGATGGCCAGACTTAATCTCTGGCCAAAGTAGCTGCCAGCCCTCTAATATTGCAATAATAGTAGGTCATAAAATAAACTTAGTTAATAATAATTACGGGACACTCACGTATATAAAAGTCGGAGATTAGTGCTCGATATTGACTCCCGTTGAAGCTCCTAGTTATAGAGCGAAATACGTTGAGCAATCTTCGACTTAAAATAAGTGATTGAACCATTTGATTATATTtgaatatgtctgtgtctcacggaagttttgtttaAAGCTTTTAATTTCTCAAATGTCGATGATATGTAATcattgccaatttgaaacagaACACAATACTTACCTACGGAACTTAAAAAAGCTTTAACGTGACTATTTCCTTATTCCAGGTAAGGTCCTGCCCGTGGACGTGTTGTTCCACCGCCCCTTCACCTTCGAGGCTCCTCTCATCGACTTCGTGGAGTTCACTAAGGACTCCAACAGAACTTACCGCGTCTCCGAAGCCCCCAGGATCTTCATGAGGGAACGACCCACCTCCTTAGTTTTATATGTCCCTGGTTGGTGGAACACTCCTACCGACGAATCGAGTAATACTTTAGTTAATGCTTTGTTGAAAAAGATACCTATGGTCTTGGTGTTAGATACTAGATTATCGTTTTGTAGAGGCTATGTAGATTCGGCGTCAAGAGTACAACCTTTAGCTCGACTTTTGTACTCGTTTCTGAAGAGTATTAACAAAAAGGGGTATAAACTAGAGAATGTACATTTGATAGGCTTCAGTTTAGGTGCTCATGTAGCAGGCATAACAGGAAAGCTAGTACAACGAGGAATGCATAAAAACTTAAGTAGAATAACAGCTTTAGATCCAGCCAAGCCGTGTATAACGAAAGACTTTAAACTAGCTAAAAGCGATGCTAAATTCGTGCAAGTTTTTCATACCAGTGCTGGGGTTTTAGGTCTTGAGGATCCTGTGGGTGATCTAGATGTTTATGTCAATGGGGTGGATGTGAAGCAGCCTGAATGTCAGAATAGGAAGATTAGTTTAGAATGTGATCATGCGCAGGCTTGGAAGCTTTTCGCAGCGTCTGTGGCTAACGAGAAATCATTTAAAGGGCAGAGGTGTGCTGATTGGGAAGACTTGATGAAAGGAGAGTGTAAAGGGAGCGAGAAACTGATAGGGTACGGGTGCAGTAGTAGGACTAAGGGGATGTTTTTGTATAAAACTGAAGAGCATGTGGCTCAGAAAAGAGAGGATGTGGAGAAAGAGGTGAGGGTGTTCAATCCTGTGGAGATATTGACGTCTTGGTTGGGGCGATGATATTAGTAAAGTTTAAGttagtttttagtttagtttagtattgtctgtgatatttattttaatcgatatatttattgttaatttactatgttgttttgttttgattatgtacctacttagatgTATTATCCTAGAAGAAGAGATCACAAACCAATATTTTACgacatataggtaggtaagtaataatattgaaatacttaatgttttaaagttgtaCCTCCTGGCTTAATTACCCCATTGTGTTGACTGTATTTATAATACCTATGTAATGTGTGACACCATGAaagaaatatacttacctatcaaataaagaactagaaaattattagaaaaatttTGACACTTAAATACTATGGTATTATATACTTACCGAGTTACTTTTtgaacgcaaaaaaaggtttaaGTAAGTAATGACTAGATTACACAGCACCTAAAgttatttcaaaatttgtaattattaattaaacttacgaatgttatttttcctgttttgttttgatttttgtacaataaagtgttttactagtATTACTACTACTAAACTTTTTCTTGcattcctctaaatttgtccatgggTGTATTACGATTTGGTACCTAatttgaccgtgacgtcacctGTTCtatttttataggtacctacaaatacaTACTATAGACGGTAGTGGGTAATCTTTTTGACAGCTCGAAAAAAACACACCTACAGATTTGACTAAGTCAGTCAAACACTATTGTTTTTAAAGTTTTCTAGCACAGCAAATTTCAAATCAACAGGTTTGGCTTGGTGAATTTGTGATAAGTAGGTAGTGTCAGATTGTATGAATAAACAGTTAACTTATAACAAACCTCTTTTCTGACGTCTCTCTTGTGTGACGTACTTACACACACTGAACCAGTTTAGCTAGTTGCTCTTTTAATTGTTGCTCACCCCAGCAGCTCCTATATTATAGAAACAAATTGTAACAATACATAGTAAAAACGTGAATGGAAATAAATTATGGGATAGGGACAGCTAATTTGTACAAGAAAATTAACCCTAAACAAACGAACATAAGTTAAGTAGAGGCGCCATCTAACGAAATACTTCAGTAGTAAATCGCGAACAAGTGAACATGAGCCTCGCGCGGTCAACGCGCTGTACTTTGCGTGCCTAGCGCTAACAAGTTAGGCGGCTATCCGGTAGATGGCGTGCTCGGTACCAAACCATATACGAGTAATAAACAAGTAGCTatgcaataaaaata contains:
- the LOC134799632 gene encoding lipase member H-B-like; translation: MKCIVTCLLVLVLGLVKGDILNNIGSLLPPFLTENFEELVKTADATCKVLPVDVLFHRPFTFEAPLIDFVEFTKDSNRTYRVSEAPRIFMRERPTSLVLYVPGWWNTPTDESSNTLVNALLKKIPMVLVLDTRLSFCRGYVDSASRVQPLARLLYSFLKSINKKGYKLENVHLIGFSLGAHVAGITGKLVQRGMHKNLSRITALDPAKPCITKDFKLAKSDAKFVQVFHTSAGVLGLEDPVGDLDVYVNGVDVKQPECQNRKISLECDHAQAWKLFAASVANEKSFKGQRCADWEDLMKGECKGSEKLIGYGCSSRTKGMFLYKTEEHVAQKREDVEKEVRVFNPVEILTSWLGR